The Niastella koreensis GR20-10 genome includes a window with the following:
- a CDS encoding acyl-CoA dehydrogenase family protein: MQFQLTEEHLMIQKAARDFAQYECLPGVIERDEHQKFPREQVLKLAELGFMGMMVSPDYGGAGMDTISYVLAMEEVSKIDASVSVCMSVNNSLVCWGLEKFGNEEQKQKYLVPLAQGRKNGELHIGAFLLSEPEAGSDATSQRTFAEDKGDHYILNGTKNWITNGSSASTYLVMAQSDVAKGSKGINAFIVEKSWPGVAVGAKENKLGIRGSDTHTISFTDVKVPKENRLGGDGFGFTFAMKTLAGGRIGIASQALGIASGAYELALKYSKERKAFGKEIMHHQAIQFKLADMATKIECARLLCLKAAWEKDQHLDYTLSSSMAKVFSSETAMWVATEAVQVHGGYGFVKEYHVERLMRDAKITQIYEGTSEVQRIVISRSILK; encoded by the coding sequence ATGCAATTTCAACTTACCGAAGAACATTTAATGATTCAAAAAGCTGCCCGCGATTTTGCCCAGTACGAGTGCCTGCCAGGGGTGATTGAACGCGACGAGCATCAGAAATTCCCCAGGGAACAGGTCTTAAAGCTGGCGGAGCTCGGCTTTATGGGTATGATGGTGAGCCCTGATTATGGGGGCGCCGGGATGGATACCATCAGCTATGTGCTGGCTATGGAGGAGGTGAGTAAGATTGATGCCAGCGTAAGCGTATGTATGAGTGTGAACAATAGCCTTGTTTGTTGGGGCCTGGAGAAATTTGGCAATGAAGAACAAAAACAAAAATACCTGGTGCCTTTGGCGCAGGGCCGCAAAAACGGCGAGCTGCATATTGGCGCATTCCTGTTAAGCGAACCGGAAGCAGGCAGCGATGCCACTTCACAACGCACGTTTGCCGAAGACAAAGGCGATCATTATATCCTCAACGGTACCAAGAACTGGATCACCAATGGTTCCTCAGCTTCTACATACCTGGTAATGGCCCAGTCGGATGTGGCAAAGGGCAGCAAGGGCATCAATGCCTTTATTGTTGAAAAAAGCTGGCCTGGTGTGGCTGTAGGCGCCAAGGAAAACAAACTCGGTATTCGTGGCAGCGATACGCATACTATTTCATTTACCGATGTAAAAGTGCCAAAAGAAAATCGCCTGGGCGGCGATGGCTTTGGATTCACCTTTGCCATGAAAACGCTGGCCGGCGGCCGTATTGGTATAGCCTCCCAGGCGTTGGGTATTGCCAGCGGCGCGTATGAACTGGCGTTGAAATATTCAAAAGAAAGAAAAGCCTTTGGTAAAGAGATCATGCATCACCAGGCCATTCAGTTCAAACTGGCCGATATGGCTACCAAGATTGAATGTGCCCGTTTATTGTGTTTAAAAGCTGCCTGGGAAAAAGACCAGCACCTCGACTATACATTAAGTTCATCTATGGCCAAAGTGTTTTCCAGCGAAACCGCTATGTGGGTGGCCACAGAAGCAGTGCAGGTACACGGTGGTTATGGATTTGTAAAAGAATATCATGTTGAACGCCTTATGCGCGATGCCAAGATCACCCAGATCTATGAAGGTACCAGCGAAGTACAACGCATTGTGATCAGCCGCTCGATTTTGAAGTAG
- a CDS encoding amidohydrolase: MQLKQFNQWIILPTLLIFVTTLQAQQNKPITIDKQATAILPKVIEWRRYLHQHPELSNREYQTAQYITDHLKKLGMEVQTMAKTGVVAILRGGQPGPVVALRADMDALPVKERVEVPFKSTVRAEYMGDTVPVMHACGHDSHVAMLMGAAEILASVKKDVPGTVKFFFQPAEEGPPGTEEGGAPLMVKEGCMDNPKVDAVFGMHIESDIEVGNFEYKSGAFMASSDWFTINIKGKQSHGSQPWKGIDPIVVGTEIVNALQTIVSRQSELTKAPVVITVGKFHSGVRPNIIPEDAVLQGTIRTLDSKMQKETFDRIRKMATTIADAMGAKADVTFENKTLVTYNDPVLVKMMVPTLERTAGKENVREREWVTGSEDFSFYGEKAPSFFVYFGGMPKGADKSKAPPHHTPDFYIDDSRLDVGVKAFCNWVFDYAKAVGSKK; the protein is encoded by the coding sequence ATGCAGCTAAAACAGTTCAACCAGTGGATCATTCTACCTACCCTTTTGATCTTTGTAACCACCCTACAGGCACAGCAAAATAAGCCCATAACGATCGATAAACAGGCGACGGCCATTCTACCCAAAGTCATTGAGTGGCGGCGCTATTTGCACCAGCATCCCGAGCTCTCCAACCGCGAATACCAGACCGCCCAATACATCACCGATCATTTAAAAAAACTGGGGATGGAAGTACAAACCATGGCAAAAACGGGCGTTGTGGCCATCCTTCGGGGCGGACAACCAGGCCCTGTGGTGGCATTAAGGGCAGATATGGATGCTTTGCCGGTAAAGGAAAGAGTGGAGGTGCCCTTTAAATCAACTGTGCGGGCGGAGTATATGGGCGATACGGTGCCTGTTATGCATGCCTGCGGACATGATAGCCATGTGGCCATGCTGATGGGTGCTGCAGAAATACTGGCATCCGTGAAGAAGGACGTACCCGGCACAGTTAAGTTCTTTTTTCAACCGGCAGAAGAAGGTCCGCCCGGAACAGAAGAAGGCGGCGCGCCCCTGATGGTAAAAGAAGGTTGTATGGATAACCCCAAAGTAGATGCGGTGTTTGGAATGCATATTGAGTCGGATATTGAGGTAGGTAATTTCGAATATAAATCAGGCGCCTTTATGGCTTCGTCTGACTGGTTCACCATAAACATCAAAGGAAAACAAAGCCATGGTTCACAACCCTGGAAAGGTATAGACCCTATTGTGGTGGGAACCGAGATCGTGAATGCGTTGCAAACTATTGTAAGCCGACAATCGGAGTTGACCAAGGCGCCGGTGGTGATTACGGTAGGTAAATTTCATAGTGGCGTTCGGCCGAACATAATTCCTGAAGACGCGGTATTGCAGGGCACCATCCGTACCCTGGATAGTAAAATGCAAAAAGAAACCTTTGACCGCATCCGGAAAATGGCAACCACCATTGCAGACGCCATGGGCGCTAAAGCAGACGTTACATTTGAAAATAAAACACTGGTCACCTACAACGATCCCGTACTGGTAAAAATGATGGTGCCCACTTTGGAAAGAACAGCCGGGAAAGAAAATGTAAGAGAGCGCGAATGGGTAACAGGTTCTGAAGACTTTTCATTTTACGGAGAGAAAGCGCCTTCTTTTTTTGTATACTTTGGCGGTATGCCTAAAGGCGCCGATAAGTCAAAAGCCCCACCCCATCACACCCCGGATTTTTACATTGACGACAGCCGCCTCGATGTAGGTGTTAAAGCGTTTTGTAACTGGGTGTTTGATTATGCGAAAGCCGTAGGCAGTAAAAAATAG
- a CDS encoding YggS family pyridoxal phosphate-dependent enzyme codes for MAVNTTTYLEINEQLKAQQVTLVAVSKTKPVSDIQELYDLGQRDFGENYVQELAEKQLLMPNDIRWHFIGHLQSNKVKYIAPFVHLIHGVDSYKLLLEIDKQAKKADRIINCLLQVHVAQEETKFGFNEIELMAAMEDIHKYKLLNQLQNVQVAGLMGMASLTADEEQVTKEFAFLKMMFDHFANQPGNDQFRVLSMGMSGDYQLAIAEGSNLVRIGSLLFGSRQ; via the coding sequence ATGGCGGTAAATACAACAACTTACCTGGAAATAAACGAGCAATTAAAGGCACAACAAGTGACGCTGGTGGCTGTATCAAAAACCAAACCGGTAAGCGATATACAGGAGTTATACGACCTGGGACAACGTGATTTTGGAGAGAACTATGTACAGGAACTGGCCGAAAAACAACTACTGATGCCCAACGACATTCGCTGGCATTTTATTGGTCACCTGCAATCGAACAAGGTTAAATACATTGCCCCTTTTGTGCACCTGATCCATGGGGTGGATAGCTATAAATTATTGCTTGAAATTGATAAGCAGGCCAAAAAGGCCGACCGTATCATCAACTGCCTGTTACAGGTGCATGTGGCCCAGGAAGAAACCAAATTTGGGTTTAACGAGATTGAGCTAATGGCGGCTATGGAAGATATTCATAAGTATAAACTCTTAAATCAGCTCCAAAACGTGCAGGTAGCAGGCCTGATGGGCATGGCTTCCCTTACCGCAGACGAAGAACAGGTTACCAAAGAGTTTGCTTTCCTGAAAATGATGTTCGACCACTTCGCCAACCAACCCGGAAACGATCAATTCAGGGTTTTATCTATGGGTATGAGTGGTGATTACCAGTTGGCTATAGCCGAAGGCAGTAACCTGGTGCGCATAGGCAGCCTGTTATTCGGGTCCCGCCAATAA
- the ctlX gene encoding citrulline utilization hydrolase CtlX — protein MQTTSHILMIRPVNFGFNAQTAVNNAFQVAGPDIAAQEKAQMEFDNFVRALRSHGVFVTVINDTPEPHTPDSIFPNNWISFHDGGTICLYPMFAENRRQERKPAVIEQVQRSFSIINTLDFTGYEKENLYLEGTGSMVLDRENKLAYACLSPRTHQQVLDDFCKKMGYRPVLFTAVDAGGKAVYHTNVIMCVADRYVVICLDSLPNHEENKMVQEMIGNSGKELIRISLDQMNRFAGNMLQVHDKAGEKLLVMSSQAYHSLQPEQIKKLESYNRILHAPLTTIETNGGGSARCMMAEVFLKRN, from the coding sequence ATGCAAACCACTTCACATATATTGATGATAAGGCCGGTGAATTTTGGCTTCAACGCCCAAACGGCCGTGAACAATGCTTTCCAGGTGGCAGGTCCAGATATTGCTGCCCAGGAAAAGGCGCAGATGGAGTTTGATAATTTTGTAAGAGCACTCCGCTCACACGGTGTTTTTGTAACTGTTATCAACGATACGCCCGAGCCACATACCCCCGACTCTATTTTTCCCAATAACTGGATCTCGTTCCATGATGGCGGTACTATTTGTTTGTATCCCATGTTTGCTGAAAACCGGCGGCAGGAACGGAAACCTGCGGTAATTGAACAGGTGCAACGATCGTTTTCTATAATTAATACACTCGACTTCACCGGTTACGAAAAGGAAAACCTGTATCTGGAAGGCACCGGCAGTATGGTATTGGACCGCGAGAACAAGCTGGCTTATGCCTGTCTTTCACCACGCACACATCAACAGGTGCTGGATGATTTTTGTAAAAAGATGGGCTACCGGCCCGTGCTGTTCACTGCTGTTGATGCAGGCGGTAAGGCCGTATACCATACCAATGTGATCATGTGCGTAGCCGACCGCTATGTAGTGATTTGCCTGGATTCATTGCCTAACCACGAAGAAAACAAAATGGTGCAGGAAATGATCGGTAACAGTGGCAAAGAACTGATCCGCATTAGTCTTGACCAAATGAACCGGTTTGCCGGCAACATGCTACAGGTGCACGACAAAGCCGGAGAAAAGTTACTGGTGATGTCGAGCCAGGCCTATCACTCATTACAACCGGAACAAATAAAAAAACTGGAAAGTTATAACCGCATTCTGCATGCACCACTAACTACCATTGAAACCAATGGCGGCGGCAGTGCGCGCTGTATGATGGCGGAGGTGTTTTTGAAACGGAATTAG
- a CDS encoding acyl-CoA mutase large subunit family protein, producing MSKKVTTDSAIEIKEVYTAADVPACDRQEMPGQFPFTRGVQEDMYRGKLWTMRQYAGFSTAEESNKRYHYLLSQGVMGLSVAFDLPTQIGYDSDHALAEGEVGKVGVAIDSLEDMQTLFSGIKLEEVSTSMTINATAYILLSFYVALAKQQGADLNKITGTIQNDILKEYAARGTYIYPPQPSMRIITDIFEWCSKELPKWNTISISGYHIREAGSTAVQEIAFTLSNGKAYVKAALEKGLDINVFGRRLSFFFNSHNNLFEEIAKFRAARRMWASIMKELGATDPKAMMLRFHTQTGGSTLTAQQPQNNIARVTVQSLAAVLGGTQSLHTNGFDEALSLPTEEAARIALRTQQIIAFESGAADTVDPLAGSYYIESLTHEIEQKAYELIATIDAMGGSVSAIEEGFIQDAIARSSYDYQRKIESGEKIIVGVNKFQTTEKDTTPVFRIDDSIRQIQTQKLAQLRNNRNPAKCDQVLQGLSDKATAGENIMPTVIEAVEQKCTLGEIADTLREVFGEYK from the coding sequence ATGTCCAAAAAAGTAACTACCGATAGCGCCATTGAAATAAAAGAAGTGTACACCGCTGCCGATGTACCTGCCTGCGATCGACAGGAAATGCCAGGCCAGTTCCCATTTACCCGGGGCGTACAGGAAGATATGTACCGGGGGAAACTATGGACCATGCGCCAGTATGCGGGGTTCAGCACGGCCGAGGAAAGTAATAAACGGTACCACTATTTGCTTTCCCAGGGGGTAATGGGGCTGAGCGTGGCCTTTGACCTGCCCACCCAGATCGGGTACGACAGCGATCACGCGCTGGCTGAAGGCGAAGTGGGAAAAGTAGGAGTGGCCATCGACAGCCTTGAGGACATGCAAACCCTTTTCAGCGGCATTAAGCTGGAAGAGGTGTCCACCTCCATGACCATCAATGCCACCGCATACATCCTGCTTTCGTTTTATGTAGCCCTGGCCAAACAACAGGGCGCCGATCTGAACAAGATCACCGGTACCATTCAAAACGACATCCTGAAAGAGTATGCGGCCAGGGGGACCTATATCTATCCCCCCCAGCCTTCCATGCGCATCATTACCGACATCTTCGAATGGTGCAGTAAGGAACTGCCTAAATGGAACACCATATCCATTTCGGGCTACCATATTCGCGAGGCAGGCAGTACTGCGGTACAGGAAATTGCCTTTACGTTAAGCAATGGGAAGGCCTATGTAAAGGCCGCGTTGGAAAAAGGGCTCGATATTAATGTATTCGGCCGCCGCCTGTCGTTCTTTTTTAACTCGCATAATAACCTGTTTGAAGAAATAGCCAAATTCAGGGCAGCCCGCCGCATGTGGGCCAGTATAATGAAAGAACTGGGCGCGACTGACCCTAAAGCCATGATGCTGCGTTTTCATACCCAAACCGGGGGTAGCACGTTAACCGCCCAACAACCGCAAAACAACATTGCACGCGTTACCGTACAATCGCTCGCTGCCGTATTGGGTGGCACTCAATCGCTGCACACCAATGGGTTTGATGAGGCATTGAGCCTGCCTACCGAAGAAGCGGCCCGCATTGCTTTACGCACCCAGCAGATCATTGCTTTTGAAAGTGGCGCTGCCGATACGGTTGACCCGCTTGCCGGTTCTTACTACATTGAATCGCTGACCCATGAAATAGAACAAAAAGCCTACGAATTAATAGCTACCATCGACGCTATGGGTGGCAGTGTATCGGCCATTGAAGAAGGGTTCATCCAGGATGCCATTGCCCGCAGTTCGTACGACTATCAACGAAAGATAGAGAGCGGCGAAAAGATCATTGTAGGCGTTAATAAATTTCAAACCACAGAAAAAGATACCACGCCGGTTTTCAGGATAGACGATTCCATTCGCCAGATCCAAACCCAGAAGCTGGCCCAGCTGCGCAATAACCGCAACCCGGCCAAATGCGACCAGGTTTTACAGGGCCTGAGCGACAAAGCAACTGCCGGCGAAAACATTATGCCCACCGTTATTGAAGCAGTTGAGCAAAAGTGTACGTTGGGGGAGATTGCGGATACCTTAAGAGAGGTTTTTGGAGAATATAAATAA
- a CDS encoding glutamine--tRNA ligase/YqeY domain fusion protein — protein MAEINTPEEKSLNFLEEIIEEDLKSGRYTTIATRFPPEPNGYLHIGHASSICLNFGLTQKYPGYTNLRFDDTNPETEKTDYVESIKDDVRWLGFEWKNELYASDYFDQMYEFAVTLIQKGLAYVDDSTSEEIKAMKGTHTEPGKNSPYRTRSVEENLDLFTRMKNGEFPDGSRTLRAKIDMAHTNMLMRDPVLYRIKHAHHHRTGDKWCIYPMYDMAHGQSDSIEHITHSICTLEFVPHRELYDWLIEKLGIYPSHQYEFARRNLNYTVTSKRKLLKLVEDKFVTGWDDPRMPTISGLRRAGYTPESIREFCDRIGIAKRENMIDVSLLEFCVREQLNKIAMRRMVVFDPLKVVLTNYPADGTVEMVKSEDNPEDPNTTYREIPFTRELYIEREDFMENPPKKFFRLAPGQMVRLKSAYIIKCDEVIKDSNGNITEIHCSYLPESKSGADTSDIKVKGTLHWVSVAQAISVEVRLYDRLFRVENPAAAEGDFKDYINPNSLQVITTAFAEPSLKNIRFSDRCQFLRKGYFCLDKDTSEDKMVFNRTVTLKDTWAKEQKKA, from the coding sequence ATGGCAGAGATCAACACACCGGAAGAGAAAAGTTTGAATTTTTTGGAAGAGATCATTGAAGAGGATCTGAAATCGGGCAGGTATACCACCATTGCTACCCGTTTTCCACCCGAACCCAATGGCTATTTACATATTGGCCATGCTTCAAGCATCTGTTTAAACTTCGGGCTTACCCAAAAGTACCCCGGCTATACCAACCTCCGTTTCGACGATACCAATCCCGAAACAGAGAAAACAGATTATGTAGAAAGCATAAAGGATGATGTGCGCTGGCTGGGTTTTGAATGGAAAAATGAACTGTACGCCTCTGATTACTTCGACCAGATGTATGAATTCGCTGTTACGCTTATTCAGAAGGGCCTGGCTTATGTAGATGATTCCACTTCCGAGGAGATCAAGGCCATGAAAGGTACCCATACCGAACCGGGCAAGAATAGTCCTTACCGCACCCGTTCTGTTGAAGAAAACCTGGACCTGTTTACCCGCATGAAGAACGGGGAATTTCCCGACGGCTCCCGTACCCTTCGTGCTAAAATTGATATGGCGCATACGAATATGCTGATGCGCGACCCGGTATTGTACCGCATTAAACATGCGCATCACCACCGTACCGGCGACAAATGGTGTATTTATCCCATGTACGATATGGCGCATGGTCAAAGCGATTCCATTGAGCATATTACGCACTCTATTTGTACGCTGGAGTTTGTACCCCATCGTGAGTTGTACGACTGGCTTATAGAGAAACTGGGCATTTACCCATCGCATCAATATGAGTTTGCCCGCCGTAATTTGAACTATACCGTTACCAGCAAAAGAAAACTGCTGAAACTGGTAGAAGATAAATTTGTAACCGGCTGGGATGATCCGCGGATGCCAACGATTTCCGGTTTACGCCGCGCAGGCTATACCCCCGAAAGCATTCGTGAGTTTTGCGATCGTATTGGTATTGCCAAACGCGAGAATATGATCGATGTGTCGCTGCTTGAATTTTGTGTGCGTGAACAACTGAACAAGATCGCTATGCGCCGCATGGTGGTGTTTGATCCGTTGAAGGTAGTGCTCACCAACTATCCGGCCGACGGAACGGTTGAAATGGTAAAAAGCGAAGACAATCCGGAAGATCCTAATACTACTTACCGGGAAATTCCTTTTACCCGTGAACTATACATCGAGCGGGAAGATTTTATGGAAAACCCGCCCAAGAAATTCTTCCGCCTGGCGCCCGGTCAAATGGTGCGGTTGAAAAGCGCCTATATCATCAAATGTGATGAAGTGATAAAAGACAGCAATGGCAATATCACTGAAATTCACTGTTCATACCTGCCCGAAAGCAAAAGCGGCGCCGATACCTCAGATATTAAAGTGAAGGGTACCCTGCACTGGGTGAGCGTGGCACAGGCCATTAGCGTTGAAGTACGGCTGTACGACCGTTTGTTCAGGGTAGAGAACCCTGCAGCCGCAGAAGGTGATTTTAAGGATTATATCAATCCTAATTCATTACAGGTTATCACCACTGCTTTTGCAGAACCTTCTTTGAAGAACATCCGGTTCAGCGACCGCTGCCAGTTTTTACGCAAAGGCTATTTCTGCCTCGATAAAGATACCAGTGAAGATAAAATGGTCTTCAACAGAACCGTTACGTTGAAAGATACCTGGGCGAAAGAACAGAAGAAAGCATAA
- a CDS encoding arginine deiminase family protein, whose amino-acid sequence MSPKEKKVVQVTSEVGRLRRLLVHSPDSGLGKVVPSKAQDWLFEDIVHLETMRRKEYDYYTKVLMYFLDPEKIRGRLHQIDAPENNRDFYKPEKPEFYKSEKVVELEWLLADVLKDQEIKLKLIASVCAVEGCSYATQNELLELSPTQLSKVIITGTIEDDRLIFPPIPNFIFTRDIGIVINEYVLLNKPAKTARLREALLAKYIFFNHPLFAAYRDNVLEIPDTAHHFLLPRDGDEKKVTLEGGDVMVVHKDHLLVGISERTTMEAAHQVVNMLFEKNIVKKITIIKIPRRRDYMHIDTIFTQVKRNMWVMLGAFSKKVIKHEGADPIERILEGKEKKEDKIKIIQFKKKDPENPVYFDNLEDLLTDISEKDLDCKEKVKFIYSGNNKFPFDTREQWTDSCNLLALKEGVVLGYDRNDKTVEAFREAGFTIVHVKDLLDQFEKEETTPDELEDTLILIPSAELSRARGGFHCMSMPLLREDID is encoded by the coding sequence ATGTCCCCGAAAGAAAAGAAAGTAGTTCAGGTAACATCTGAAGTAGGCCGGTTACGACGATTATTGGTACATAGTCCCGATAGCGGATTGGGCAAGGTAGTGCCCTCAAAAGCGCAGGACTGGTTATTTGAGGATATTGTGCACCTGGAAACCATGCGCAGGAAAGAATATGACTATTATACCAAGGTACTGATGTATTTCCTGGACCCGGAAAAGATCCGCGGCCGCCTGCACCAGATAGACGCGCCTGAAAACAATCGCGATTTTTATAAACCCGAGAAACCGGAGTTTTATAAATCAGAGAAAGTGGTGGAGTTGGAATGGCTGCTGGCCGATGTGTTGAAGGACCAGGAAATAAAGCTGAAGCTCATTGCTTCGGTGTGCGCGGTGGAAGGTTGTTCTTACGCCACCCAAAATGAGTTGCTGGAGCTCTCCCCTACCCAACTCTCCAAAGTTATCATCACCGGTACAATTGAAGATGACCGGCTGATCTTTCCGCCCATTCCCAACTTCATTTTTACCCGCGATATTGGAATTGTTATCAATGAATACGTGCTGTTGAACAAACCGGCTAAAACCGCCCGCCTGCGGGAAGCTCTGCTGGCTAAATATATATTCTTTAACCATCCTTTGTTTGCAGCCTATCGCGATAATGTGCTGGAAATCCCCGATACCGCCCACCATTTCTTATTACCTCGTGATGGCGATGAAAAAAAGGTAACCCTTGAAGGTGGTGATGTAATGGTTGTGCACAAGGATCACCTATTGGTGGGCATAAGCGAACGCACCACGATGGAAGCCGCCCACCAGGTGGTTAATATGTTGTTTGAAAAGAACATAGTTAAAAAGATAACGATCATCAAGATCCCCCGACGCCGCGACTACATGCACATCGATACCATCTTTACCCAGGTTAAACGGAACATGTGGGTAATGCTGGGCGCCTTTAGTAAAAAAGTTATTAAACACGAAGGGGCAGATCCGATCGAGCGCATACTCGAAGGCAAAGAAAAAAAAGAAGACAAGATCAAAATCATCCAGTTTAAAAAGAAAGACCCGGAAAACCCGGTTTATTTCGATAACCTGGAAGACCTGTTAACCGATATCAGTGAGAAGGACCTTGACTGTAAGGAGAAAGTAAAATTCATTTATTCGGGCAACAACAAGTTTCCCTTTGATACCCGTGAACAATGGACAGACAGCTGCAACCTGCTGGCCCTGAAGGAAGGCGTGGTGCTGGGCTACGATCGCAACGATAAAACGGTGGAAGCCTTTCGCGAAGCCGGTTTTACCATTGTACATGTTAAAGACCTGCTTGACCAGTTTGAGAAGGAAGAAACAACGCCCGATGAACTGGAAGATACGCTGATCCTGATCCCATCGGCCGAGCTGTCACGCGCGCGGGGCGGTTTTCATTGTATGAGTATGCCCCTGTTAAGAGAAGATATTGATTAA
- a CDS encoding carbohydrate porin, giving the protein MRILSTLFLLTVCKFALSQTPGDSVKDRGWSFHGQATSIWQYHPDFSANYTGKNSLHTSEPGQVSFTSTFFAGRRLWKNASIYFNPEVAGGSGLSSATGVAGFPNGETFRIGSKQLKLYVARLFLEQKFAIGKETSWDPDDLNQIQQHTPARYISIRAGKFSIADFFDNNSYSHDPREQFMNWSLMSYGAWDYPANTRGYTIGAVVEYHTPEWAVRASMTQMPTYANGPTLDNNIGKAHGITVEGEKNLHINDRSGIVRLLLFHNLAKMGNYEDAVKNTIPPDIVAVRGDPRSKNGFGVSLEQEITSQAGIFVRGSWNDGQNETWAFTEIDESLSGGIVWNGASWSRKKDEWGAAVVVNGISDPHRNYLKAGGYGFIIGDGNLNYGHEAIFETYYKFSIPVIFLSLSPDYQFVLNPAYNKDRGPVHIIGVRAHLQL; this is encoded by the coding sequence ATGCGAATCCTTTCTACCCTTTTTTTACTCACTGTATGTAAGTTTGCTTTATCCCAAACGCCCGGCGATTCCGTAAAGGACCGCGGCTGGAGCTTTCATGGACAGGCAACCTCCATCTGGCAGTACCATCCCGATTTTTCCGCAAACTATACCGGTAAAAACAGTTTACATACATCGGAACCCGGACAGGTTTCCTTTACCAGCACCTTTTTTGCCGGGCGAAGATTGTGGAAGAACGCGAGCATTTATTTTAATCCCGAAGTGGCCGGTGGCAGCGGATTGAGTTCGGCTACAGGTGTGGCGGGCTTTCCCAATGGCGAAACCTTTCGCATAGGCAGTAAACAACTGAAATTGTATGTTGCCCGCCTGTTCCTGGAACAGAAGTTTGCCATTGGTAAAGAAACCAGCTGGGACCCCGACGATTTGAACCAAATACAACAACATACCCCTGCCAGGTACATCTCCATCAGGGCCGGTAAATTCAGCATTGCCGACTTTTTCGACAACAACAGTTACAGCCACGACCCGCGTGAGCAGTTCATGAACTGGAGCCTGATGAGCTATGGCGCCTGGGATTACCCCGCCAACACCCGCGGTTATACTATTGGTGCAGTAGTGGAATATCACACCCCTGAATGGGCGGTTAGGGCAAGCATGACGCAAATGCCAACCTATGCCAATGGCCCTACGCTGGATAATAACATCGGCAAAGCGCATGGCATTACTGTTGAGGGCGAAAAGAACCTCCACATCAACGACCGTTCGGGCATTGTAAGGCTGTTATTATTCCATAACCTGGCCAAAATGGGCAACTATGAAGATGCGGTAAAGAACACCATACCGCCCGATATAGTAGCCGTACGCGGCGATCCGCGCTCAAAGAACGGGTTTGGCGTTTCACTGGAACAAGAGATCACCAGCCAGGCCGGCATTTTTGTACGGGGAAGCTGGAATGATGGCCAAAATGAAACCTGGGCCTTTACCGAAATCGACGAATCCCTGTCCGGTGGCATCGTATGGAATGGCGCAAGCTGGTCCAGAAAGAAAGATGAATGGGGCGCCGCTGTAGTGGTAAACGGTATTTCAGATCCCCACCGCAATTACCTGAAAGCCGGTGGGTATGGTTTTATTATCGGTGATGGCAACCTGAACTATGGCCATGAAGCCATTTTTGAGACCTACTACAAATTCAGCATTCCCGTTATATTTTTATCACTTAGTCCCGATTACCAGTTTGTGTTAAACCCCGCCTACAACAAAGACCGCGGGCCGGTGCACATTATTGGGGTGCGGGCGCATTTGCAGTTGTAA
- a CDS encoding HesB/IscA family protein, with amino-acid sequence MEMTTAVPVSFTAGALNEIRRLMNAPEFDTTKFLRIGVKGGGCSGLSYVLGFDDRQADDTEFEFEGQSFIMNKSHAIYLMGMQIDWANGLNARGFTFNNPNASKTCGCGTSFAV; translated from the coding sequence ATGGAAATGACAACGGCTGTTCCTGTGAGTTTTACTGCCGGCGCGCTCAATGAGATCCGCCGCCTGATGAACGCCCCTGAGTTCGACACCACCAAGTTTTTGCGGATTGGGGTAAAGGGTGGTGGTTGTTCCGGCCTGTCGTATGTGCTGGGTTTCGATGATAGACAAGCCGATGATACCGAGTTTGAATTTGAAGGACAATCCTTTATCATGAATAAATCGCACGCCATTTACCTGATGGGGATGCAAATTGACTGGGCCAATGGCTTAAATGCCCGGGGCTTTACGTTTAATAACCCCAATGCCAGCAAAACCTGCGGCTGCGGAACCTCTTTTGCGGTTTAA